One Microcoleus sp. bin38.metabat.b11b12b14.051 genomic window carries:
- a CDS encoding OST-HTH/LOTUS domain-containing protein — MPDRTPLLATPESAAFSAISRYIAQTLISIQEQHPEWIAEKYRKTAWGKPDFQSILIAKLTKSFKVASDTDSLLLIAQKYLQILLVPEFVNSPQFSKLFAKIQQLALSQTAPPPSQNSVSSKPPTPTANQTNSLTVGIAILLLDVENLQLNVETEKFLEGICHYPIQIKVAFANWRSMGKKDAEFHQRGYQLIHVPPGKDSADLKMATVGASIFVHYPTAKEIFVCSSDRALTHLSNTLQAHGLTVFQVRKQIDKIIVLNSKTGQVETHSLVTVPEITPVEKLIIQLKELIKKEQQRTSAQWLKLSTLSALFRDNYGLPLNQIVAEQMIGSKTRDIFLKYPTEFVLHKPSENSQTYVTLFEVKLSPQPPILSKEILKTTPEAPPTLTDINSLEDLEKALVKIVSDLTANSPDNYVFLSNVGSEFHKQYGKQITQIIKEFNLGRKFPKFLQSCTSLQLKKAEKGWQVSLN; from the coding sequence ATGCCCGATCGAACTCCCTTACTAGCGACTCCAGAATCTGCCGCCTTCAGCGCCATCAGTCGCTATATCGCTCAAACACTAATTTCCATTCAGGAACAACACCCCGAATGGATAGCTGAAAAATACAGGAAAACCGCCTGGGGGAAACCTGATTTTCAGTCAATTTTGATTGCCAAATTGACCAAAAGTTTCAAAGTAGCCAGCGATACAGATTCCCTGCTGCTGATTGCCCAAAAATACCTCCAAATTCTCCTGGTTCCTGAATTCGTTAATTCACCTCAATTCAGCAAATTATTTGCCAAAATTCAGCAGCTAGCACTATCCCAAACAGCACCACCCCCATCACAAAACTCTGTTTCCTCAAAACCCCCAACTCCCACCGCCAATCAAACAAATTCGCTAACTGTTGGCATTGCTATCTTGCTGCTAGATGTCGAAAACTTGCAACTCAACGTCGAAACCGAAAAATTCCTAGAGGGAATTTGCCACTATCCCATCCAAATCAAAGTTGCTTTTGCCAACTGGCGCAGCATGGGCAAAAAAGATGCCGAATTTCACCAGCGCGGCTATCAACTGATTCATGTCCCCCCCGGTAAAGACAGCGCCGACTTAAAAATGGCAACAGTCGGCGCATCGATTTTCGTACATTATCCCACAGCCAAGGAGATTTTTGTCTGTTCGTCCGATCGCGCCCTCACCCACCTCAGCAATACCCTGCAAGCCCACGGATTAACAGTCTTTCAAGTCCGCAAGCAAATAGATAAAATCATAGTTTTAAACAGCAAAACCGGACAAGTGGAGACCCATTCCCTGGTTACAGTACCGGAAATTACACCCGTTGAAAAATTAATTATTCAGCTCAAAGAATTAATCAAAAAAGAGCAACAACGCACTTCAGCTCAGTGGCTTAAACTTTCTACACTTTCAGCCTTATTTAGGGACAATTACGGTTTGCCTCTCAATCAAATCGTTGCCGAGCAAATGATTGGCAGTAAAACCCGGGATATTTTTCTCAAATATCCGACCGAGTTTGTCCTTCACAAACCATCAGAAAATTCTCAAACTTATGTCACTCTTTTTGAGGTTAAATTGTCACCGCAACCGCCAATACTTAGCAAAGAAATTCTGAAAACAACCCCCGAAGCACCTCCGACATTAACAGATATTAATTCTTTGGAAGACTTGGAAAAAGCTTTAGTCAAAATAGTTAGCGACCTAACCGCAAATTCTCCTGATAATTATGTATTTCTCTCCAATGTAGGCAGCGAATTTCACAAACAATACGGCAAACAAATTACCCAAATAATCAAAGAGTTTAACCTCGGTAGAAAGTTCCCTAAATTTTTACAATCCTGCACTTCTCTACAGCTAAAAAAAGCCGAAAAAGGCTGGCAAGTTTCCCTAAATTAA
- a CDS encoding glycosyltransferase, whose translation MNKAKTVFSIIVPTYNRPEKLAACLQSFVELEYPRDRFQVIVVNDSTEISVETAIFPFQNQLNLTLLTQPNSGPATARNTGSSAAVGKFLVFADDDCTVVADWLQNLEKRFVETPDCLIGGRTLNALPDNIYSTASQQLIDYLYSYYNAIGDRAQFFTSNNFALPAEAFQKIGGFDTTFALAAGEDREFCFRWLNSGGRAIYAPEVTVYHSHALTLRKFWQQQFNYGRGAFLFGQIISKSGTQGKMQHPSFYLNLLTYPFFHTAGIQKLLIAALFLVSQAGIAAGLFWEKNVFVEKLDELP comes from the coding sequence ATGAACAAAGCTAAAACAGTATTTTCAATTATTGTCCCGACTTACAATCGCCCCGAAAAATTAGCAGCGTGTCTTCAGTCGTTTGTGGAACTAGAATATCCGCGCGATCGATTTCAAGTCATTGTCGTCAACGACAGCACCGAAATATCAGTAGAAACTGCAATATTCCCTTTTCAAAATCAGTTAAATCTCACACTTCTAACACAACCAAACTCCGGCCCTGCAACGGCGCGAAATACTGGATCTTCAGCAGCAGTCGGCAAATTTTTAGTATTTGCTGACGATGACTGCACTGTGGTGGCAGATTGGCTGCAAAATCTGGAAAAGCGATTTGTGGAAACACCAGACTGCTTAATCGGAGGTCGAACTCTCAACGCGCTGCCGGATAACATTTATTCTACGGCAAGCCAGCAACTGATCGATTATCTTTACAGTTATTACAATGCGATTGGCGATCGCGCGCAATTTTTCACTTCTAACAATTTTGCCCTACCTGCTGAGGCTTTCCAAAAAATCGGCGGCTTTGACACAACTTTTGCTCTAGCGGCTGGAGAAGACCGCGAATTTTGTTTTCGCTGGCTCAATTCCGGGGGGCGCGCCATCTACGCTCCGGAAGTTACAGTTTATCACTCCCACGCACTAACTCTGCGGAAGTTTTGGCAGCAACAATTCAATTACGGCAGAGGAGCGTTTTTGTTTGGGCAAATTATCTCGAAAAGCGGGACTCAGGGGAAAATGCAACATCCGTCATTTTATTTAAATTTGCTAACTTATCCATTTTTCCACACAGCGGGGATTCAAAAGCTATTAATTGCAGCATTATTTTTAGTTTCTCAGGCGGGAATTGCGGCGGGATTGTTTTGGGAGAAAAACGTTTTTGTTGAGAAATTAGACGAGCTTCCTTAA
- a CDS encoding peptidoglycan DD-metalloendopeptidase family protein, translated as MKPFPDKQITTPLNTKQQKKHSTGAQTRSRLLSERSLLVGLGCLASLGLLSKGIVWAQTETPPAEQAVPGAAELQPLFEAPLAPPEPAASQLEPQPDPEPQAEVPSRASDYVTETPPAQFYLPEPALIPLPEATAQEPPFEAPINPEARAETDTTDYSAGANSGYEAPTTIEFAERSTGCEGSLSSGQGVGGLCGPAAVSEPVTAEANPGSYSPETPIATEPSYSPETPLAGSSYIAPPPPRNQPASQPGNYRGSLPNTIPGTVAGNNSDRVAGKVGQAVPPISNQIWGGSNQPESAYAPPAYSADGGYSAPPAYSAEGGYSAGAGYSAEGGYSAGAGYSTNPASYGGEPAPSMGLGPVQVGAISVTSGSNTGFAYYNLTPRPLGMPGNGNTSLLFPLSIAAEITSAFGWRTHPLSGDGRFHTGTDLGAPMGTPVLAAYAGQVAIADWLGGYGLTVVLNHSKKSQETLYGHLSELFVKPGEWVKQGDTIGRVGSTGMSTGPHLHFEIRQMTDQGWVAIDPGSQLEFAMAKMIGSLETAKIPQIPKIVETQSARGLKDLENDLPQLPPLPLGMDIEVHNLQPPFPELLKPDISKIKAPEAVKPKTQKQASR; from the coding sequence GTGAAACCCTTTCCAGACAAGCAAATAACAACCCCTTTGAACACCAAACAGCAAAAAAAACACTCCACAGGCGCCCAAACCCGATCGCGCCTTTTGTCCGAACGCTCACTGCTGGTGGGACTGGGTTGCCTTGCCAGTCTGGGACTGCTCAGCAAAGGCATAGTTTGGGCCCAAACCGAAACACCGCCAGCAGAACAAGCCGTCCCCGGCGCAGCAGAGCTCCAGCCGCTATTTGAAGCTCCTCTCGCGCCCCCGGAGCCCGCAGCCAGCCAATTAGAGCCACAACCAGACCCTGAACCGCAAGCAGAAGTTCCCAGCCGAGCGTCAGATTACGTCACCGAAACACCCCCGGCCCAATTTTATCTGCCAGAACCCGCACTGATTCCCCTCCCAGAAGCGACAGCCCAGGAACCTCCTTTTGAAGCGCCAATTAACCCAGAAGCCCGCGCCGAAACCGACACCACAGACTACAGCGCTGGCGCGAACAGCGGCTACGAAGCCCCGACAACCATCGAGTTTGCAGAACGATCGACCGGCTGCGAAGGTTCCCTCTCATCAGGACAAGGAGTTGGCGGATTGTGCGGGCCTGCTGCTGTTTCCGAACCAGTGACAGCAGAAGCAAATCCTGGTAGCTACAGCCCGGAAACCCCGATCGCCACAGAACCCAGCTACAGCCCGGAAACGCCGCTCGCGGGCAGCTCCTATATCGCACCCCCTCCGCCTCGAAATCAGCCAGCCAGCCAGCCCGGGAACTATCGAGGAAGCCTGCCGAACACTATTCCGGGAACTGTTGCCGGAAATAATAGCGATCGTGTCGCCGGCAAAGTCGGTCAAGCCGTCCCACCCATCAGCAACCAGATTTGGGGTGGTTCAAACCAGCCGGAATCAGCTTATGCACCTCCAGCCTACTCGGCAGACGGCGGATACTCGGCACCCCCAGCCTACTCGGCAGAGGGCGGATACTCCGCAGGCGCTGGATACTCGGCAGAGGGCGGATACTCCGCAGGCGCTGGATACTCCACTAACCCTGCATCTTACGGCGGCGAACCAGCGCCCAGCATGGGACTCGGGCCCGTGCAAGTCGGTGCGATTAGTGTCACGAGCGGCAGCAATACAGGCTTTGCTTACTACAATCTGACGCCCCGTCCTTTAGGAATGCCCGGAAATGGCAACACCAGCCTGCTGTTTCCGCTATCTATCGCAGCAGAAATTACTTCGGCATTTGGATGGCGGACTCATCCGCTCAGTGGCGATGGCAGGTTTCACACCGGCACCGACTTGGGGGCCCCGATGGGAACCCCCGTACTGGCGGCTTATGCTGGTCAAGTGGCGATCGCCGATTGGTTGGGAGGTTACGGTTTAACGGTGGTGCTCAACCACAGCAAAAAGTCTCAAGAAACTCTCTACGGACACCTTTCGGAACTGTTTGTCAAACCCGGAGAATGGGTGAAACAAGGAGATACGATCGGGCGCGTCGGCAGTACCGGAATGTCTACAGGGCCTCACCTGCACTTCGAGATCCGGCAAATGACTGACCAGGGTTGGGTGGCGATCGACCCAGGTTCTCAGCTAGAATTCGCCATGGCGAAAATGATCGGTTCTTTGGAAACCGCCAAAATACCCCAAATTCCGAAAATCGTGGAAACACAAAGTGCTAGGGGACTCAAAGATTTAGAAAACGATCTGCCCCAGCTTCCACCTCTGCCGCTGGGAATGGACATCGAAGTGCACAACCTTCAGCCACCATTCCCAGAGCTGCTAAAACCTGATATTTCTAAGATCAAAGCTCCCGAAGCTGTCAAACCTAAAACTCAGAAGCAAGCTAGCAGATAA
- a CDS encoding diguanylate cyclase, producing the protein MLPTLSLESSPRSINLLLNRLLSLRRLEYLVVDRKLKIQEKSLNVQNFADLPEEVSKGKDVRESFPELIGLEEILEDIIQGRQQDFQLNSITRVLKNGTYLYMNLCIFGGDELQNAETLIILCEDVTGRMAAQQNIVQAANENSIKVDYLAAANDYIEKIINSLGDVLLVTATSGKIKKVNQAAEKLFGYAESELIGQSISMITADEELLRQVSQLPPSLKNESWHQVKVVCQTKIGLKLILAFSCSTFETSIESNYADSDTTQDFVYIGRDITEQQRIKNRQKAQYAVTHILSESSSLELATPKIIQAICESFGWDIGELWTPVEGEKNTRFGTETNCENQPLLCLPLCCPIEETPYLRRVGVWPVAREVSEFAQKNQKITFVPGVGLPGSVWQSGCGQWVTDLAADRDFVRSGLAEAVGLRSGFGFPIHASGQIAGIMTFFSREELPPDEDLLQMMAAVGSQLGQFIKRKSAEQELQAAEASIRFLYEQEKRQTEELAGKNLALEQAKLELEAANMELQRLAAMDGLTQIPNRRCFDQTLKLEWQWMERQKKQLSLILCDIDFFKLYNDCYGHQGGDECLKQVAEILDRNAQRGGDLAARYGGEEFGLILSQTDVKAAMRVAESIRRDLKAAAIVHDGSKVNKFITLSIGIANVVPAEGLSIEWFIREADRALYRAKLEGRDRIVCADSKI; encoded by the coding sequence ATGCTTCCAACATTAAGTTTAGAGAGCAGCCCGAGAAGTATTAATCTGCTTCTTAATAGGCTGTTATCCTTACGCAGGCTTGAATATTTGGTAGTCGATCGGAAACTGAAGATTCAAGAAAAATCTTTGAATGTCCAAAATTTTGCCGACCTTCCCGAGGAAGTAAGCAAAGGAAAAGATGTGCGCGAAAGTTTTCCCGAACTGATCGGACTAGAAGAAATTCTGGAAGATATTATTCAAGGACGACAGCAAGACTTTCAGTTAAACTCAATTACTAGAGTGCTCAAAAACGGAACTTATTTGTATATGAATTTGTGCATTTTTGGTGGTGATGAACTACAAAATGCAGAAACATTAATAATTTTATGCGAAGACGTGACAGGTAGGATGGCAGCTCAGCAAAACATAGTTCAGGCTGCGAACGAAAACAGTATTAAAGTCGATTATTTAGCGGCAGCCAACGATTATATTGAAAAAATTATTAACTCTCTAGGCGATGTTTTGTTAGTGACAGCAACATCGGGAAAAATCAAAAAAGTCAATCAAGCTGCTGAAAAATTATTTGGATATGCCGAATCGGAATTAATCGGGCAATCCATATCTATGATTACCGCTGATGAGGAATTGTTGCGCCAAGTCAGCCAGCTACCTCCTTCACTTAAAAACGAATCTTGGCATCAGGTAAAAGTAGTTTGTCAAACGAAAATAGGTTTAAAGCTGATTCTCGCCTTTTCCTGCTCTACTTTCGAGACTAGCATCGAAAGCAACTATGCAGACAGCGATACAACACAAGATTTTGTTTATATCGGCAGAGACATTACCGAGCAACAGCGCATAAAAAACCGTCAAAAAGCACAGTATGCTGTCACTCATATTCTATCCGAATCTAGTTCTCTAGAACTCGCGACTCCGAAAATTATCCAAGCTATTTGCGAAAGTTTTGGGTGGGACATTGGCGAACTTTGGACGCCTGTAGAGGGGGAGAAAAACACTAGATTTGGTACGGAAACAAATTGCGAAAACCAGCCTCTTTTGTGTTTGCCACTCTGCTGTCCGATCGAGGAAACTCCTTATTTGCGGCGGGTGGGAGTTTGGCCAGTAGCGAGGGAAGTGAGCGAGTTTGCTCAAAAAAACCAGAAGATTACTTTTGTGCCGGGTGTCGGTTTGCCAGGATCGGTTTGGCAGAGCGGTTGCGGGCAGTGGGTTACGGATCTGGCGGCCGATCGCGATTTTGTGCGATCGGGCTTGGCCGAGGCTGTGGGATTGCGATCGGGATTCGGTTTCCCCATTCACGCTAGCGGTCAAATTGCCGGAATAATGACTTTTTTTTCCCGGGAAGAACTGCCGCCGGATGAAGATTTGCTTCAGATGATGGCTGCTGTCGGTTCTCAATTAGGGCAGTTTATCAAGCGCAAATCCGCAGAGCAAGAATTGCAAGCAGCCGAAGCTTCTATCCGATTTTTGTACGAGCAAGAAAAACGGCAAACTGAAGAATTAGCTGGGAAAAATTTAGCCCTAGAACAAGCAAAATTAGAATTAGAAGCAGCTAACATGGAATTGCAGCGGCTGGCGGCCATGGACGGGTTGACTCAAATTCCCAACCGCCGCTGTTTTGACCAAACATTGAAGTTAGAATGGCAGTGGATGGAGCGACAGAAAAAACAACTATCTTTAATTTTGTGCGACATCGATTTTTTCAAGCTTTATAACGATTGTTACGGGCATCAAGGAGGCGACGAATGTTTAAAACAAGTAGCCGAGATTTTAGATCGCAACGCTCAGCGGGGGGGAGATTTAGCAGCTCGCTACGGTGGCGAAGAATTTGGGCTAATTTTGTCGCAGACTGATGTGAAAGCAGCAATGCGGGTTGCTGAATCAATTCGGAGGGATTTGAAAGCAGCCGCCATTGTTCATGATGGTTCCAAGGTAAATAAGTTTATCACCCTCAGCATCGGCATCGCTAATGTTGTGCCTGCTGAGGGATTATCGATTGAGTGGTTCATTAGAGAAGCCGATCGCGCGCTTTATCGAGCTAAACTAGAAGGGCGCGATCGCATAGTTTGCGCCGACTCGAAAATATAA
- a CDS encoding HAD family hydrolase yields MLRLITDFDGPIMDVSDRYYRVYQQCLAETQRQGQPVCQLPKAKFWDMKRARVPETEIGILSGLDAAQAVEFAQKRRQTVHTLPYLIYDAPAPGAVETLEQVQRAGIDLAVMTMRRVRELDEAFTRCHLGGFFPENRRYCLPNDYVKTGDVKDKPLLMAKALAELPPASDLWMVGDTEADIIAAKNHGVKVIGVLCGIRDRTQLEIHQPDLIANNLSEAVEIILSRQN; encoded by the coding sequence ATGCTAAGACTTATTACCGACTTTGACGGCCCGATAATGGACGTGTCCGATCGCTACTACCGAGTTTACCAGCAGTGTCTGGCCGAGACTCAACGCCAGGGTCAACCAGTCTGCCAGCTACCGAAAGCCAAGTTTTGGGACATGAAGCGCGCGCGGGTTCCCGAAACCGAAATCGGCATTTTATCAGGATTAGATGCAGCCCAGGCCGTGGAATTTGCCCAAAAACGGCGTCAAACTGTCCACACTCTCCCCTACCTAATTTACGATGCACCAGCTCCGGGCGCCGTAGAAACCTTGGAGCAGGTGCAGCGCGCTGGAATAGACTTAGCCGTCATGACTATGCGGCGCGTCAGGGAACTAGACGAAGCCTTCACCCGCTGTCATTTAGGCGGATTTTTCCCCGAAAACCGCCGCTATTGCCTCCCCAACGATTACGTCAAAACTGGCGATGTCAAAGATAAGCCCCTGCTGATGGCAAAAGCTCTCGCCGAACTGCCGCCAGCTTCTGACCTTTGGATGGTGGGGGATACGGAGGCAGACATTATAGCAGCAAAAAACCACGGTGTCAAGGTAATTGGTGTTTTGTGCGGAATTCGCGATCGCACCCAACTAGAAATCCACCAACCGGATTTAATTGCTAACAATTTGAGCGAAGCAGTTGAAATTATTTTATCTCGCCAAAATTAG
- a CDS encoding GNAT family N-acetyltransferase, which translates to MIVREANIADAPAIAVVNVDTWRTAYRKIVPADYLANISYEKRESNWQEILSNVKNTGDFVCVAENDSGQIVGFAAGGCERTGKYVYQGELFAIYILEAYQRQGIGRKLVRAVATKLAAASLNSLMVWVLGDNSACRFYEFLGGKKVEEQQTRRAGTALKEIAYGWADIAVLAKI; encoded by the coding sequence ATGATTGTGAGAGAAGCTAACATTGCTGACGCACCTGCAATTGCAGTGGTTAACGTAGACACTTGGCGGACAGCTTACCGAAAAATTGTACCCGCAGATTACCTCGCGAATATTTCCTATGAAAAACGAGAAAGCAATTGGCAAGAAATCCTCTCTAACGTTAAAAATACTGGGGATTTTGTCTGCGTTGCTGAGAATGACTCGGGACAAATTGTGGGTTTTGCTGCGGGTGGTTGCGAGCGCACGGGCAAATATGTTTATCAAGGAGAATTATTTGCTATCTATATTTTGGAGGCATATCAGCGTCAAGGAATCGGACGGAAACTCGTGCGAGCAGTGGCCACAAAATTAGCAGCAGCAAGTTTGAATTCCCTGATGGTTTGGGTACTGGGAGACAATTCTGCTTGCAGGTTTTATGAGTTTTTAGGAGGTAAAAAAGTGGAGGAGCAACAGACAAGGAGAGCAGGAACTGCCCTCAAAGAAATTGCCTACGGGTGGGCGGATATTGCAGTGCTGGCAAAGATTTGA
- a CDS encoding CPP1-like family protein, which produces MSEPTPYQLLEVDEDASFDEVQEARSRKAEQYSGDKKRLESIEAAYDAILMDRLRQRQEGKIKVPERIRFPERLTPAPASFTPSPPAGGPAWLQRLIDTPSRSDILLPAGVYAGLGGLSIYPAANDSLLQLTLALGVGSCLYFVNRKEQKFGRAVLLTVAGLVIGLVLGGLLGPLLSTAFITTEKFIALFTFLILWLVSGFLR; this is translated from the coding sequence ATGAGTGAGCCAACTCCCTATCAACTGCTTGAAGTCGATGAAGATGCTTCCTTTGATGAAGTGCAAGAGGCGCGATCGCGCAAGGCCGAGCAGTACAGCGGTGACAAGAAACGTTTGGAATCGATCGAGGCTGCTTACGACGCCATCCTCATGGATCGACTGCGCCAGCGACAAGAAGGTAAAATTAAAGTGCCCGAACGCATCCGCTTTCCTGAGCGGCTGACTCCAGCACCCGCTAGCTTTACTCCCTCTCCTCCTGCGGGCGGCCCAGCTTGGTTGCAGCGCCTGATCGATACTCCTAGTCGATCGGACATTTTGTTGCCGGCCGGCGTCTATGCGGGATTGGGCGGACTGAGTATTTATCCGGCGGCTAATGATTCTTTACTACAGTTGACTCTGGCTCTAGGAGTCGGCTCTTGTCTTTATTTTGTTAATCGCAAGGAACAAAAATTTGGTCGGGCCGTGCTGCTGACTGTGGCTGGCTTGGTTATAGGCTTAGTGCTGGGAGGTCTTTTGGGCCCTTTGCTCAGTACGGCATTTATCACAACAGAGAAATTTATCGCTTTGTTTACGTTTTTAATTCTGTGGCTGGTCAGCGGTTTTCTGCGATAG
- the pgeF gene encoding peptidoglycan editing factor PgeF, whose protein sequence is MTVTGDRATNFRNSDGLGQQNGITWQWQTSGGLPYLTCSLLSRWSHGFFTRDFSPSGPIELTEVLAPGSAVYRLQQVHGNAVLKTSELSPVVAVPSTSTPTYAEADGLVASAALQALWVCSADCVPVLIADSGTGLVAAVHAGWRGTAAKILPEAIAQLLAVGSQLENLKIAMGPAIAGEVYQVSVEVAASLGATIAPESAVSATADGILEFLHQLPESPLLTDPEPSKVRLDVRLCNALQLQQLGIDRSQVALAPVCTYSDSARFFSYRRDRLKKVQWSGIVSASSTDPC, encoded by the coding sequence ATGACTGTAACTGGCGATCGCGCGACAAATTTTCGGAATTCTGATGGGCTCGGACAACAAAACGGTATAACTTGGCAGTGGCAAACCTCCGGAGGCTTGCCCTATCTAACTTGCAGCCTGCTTTCTCGGTGGTCTCACGGCTTTTTTACTCGGGATTTCTCGCCCTCGGGACCGATCGAACTGACGGAAGTTCTCGCACCCGGATCTGCGGTTTACCGTCTCCAACAAGTACACGGCAATGCGGTACTCAAAACCAGCGAATTGTCGCCGGTGGTTGCGGTGCCGTCCACTTCTACCCCAACCTATGCTGAGGCTGATGGTTTGGTAGCCTCGGCAGCTTTGCAGGCGCTGTGGGTGTGCTCGGCCGACTGCGTGCCGGTGCTGATTGCTGACAGCGGTACCGGACTTGTGGCCGCCGTGCACGCGGGTTGGCGCGGGACTGCTGCTAAGATATTACCAGAGGCGATCGCTCAACTTTTGGCCGTCGGCAGTCAACTAGAAAATCTGAAGATTGCTATGGGGCCGGCGATCGCTGGAGAGGTTTATCAGGTATCTGTGGAAGTGGCAGCGTCTCTGGGAGCCACGATTGCTCCCGAGAGTGCCGTTAGTGCGACAGCCGACGGCATTCTAGAGTTTTTGCACCAATTGCCAGAATCACCTCTACTGACCGATCCGGAGCCATCAAAGGTACGTCTGGATGTTCGCCTCTGCAATGCTCTGCAATTGCAACAATTGGGAATCGATCGTTCTCAAGTGGCGCTGGCTCCAGTTTGTACTTATTCTGACTCGGCTCGCTTTTTTTCCTACCGCCGCGATCGACTTAAAAAAGTCCAGTGGTCGGGAATTGTGAGCGCCAGCAGCACCGATCCCTGCTGA
- the hppD gene encoding 4-hydroxyphenylpyruvate dioxygenase, protein MDFDRIQFYVEDAKVSRDWFVSHLGFQSTAGYSNSHTRTEIVSSANVCFVLSSPLRAASPAASWLKSHPPGIADVGFRVNNIELAVARAAAAGATILQPIQEELTAAGCFKRAKIAGWGDLSHRLVERIGENSLLPTSPKLPLFATIDHVVLNVESGDLSSAVSWYQNILGFEPQQNFDIQTEKSALRSQVMVHADGGVQFPINEPASANSQVQEFLTANRGPGIQHMALQTADIVGVVAELRSRGLPFLPVPPTYYSQLRQRQNYLPADWQAIAASEVLADWQEDTPAAMLLQIFTQPIFAEPTFFFEIIERRVTFVNGKQVQAGGFGAGNFRALFEAIEREQMKRGSLSVDIKSG, encoded by the coding sequence ATGGATTTCGATCGCATTCAGTTTTACGTAGAAGATGCTAAAGTATCCAGGGACTGGTTTGTCAGCCACTTAGGCTTTCAATCAACAGCCGGTTATAGCAACAGCCACACTCGCACTGAAATTGTCAGTAGCGCAAATGTATGTTTTGTATTATCTTCCCCCCTGAGGGCCGCCAGTCCCGCTGCTAGTTGGTTGAAGTCTCATCCTCCCGGGATTGCGGATGTGGGTTTTAGGGTGAATAATATTGAATTAGCGGTAGCTAGAGCGGCGGCGGCAGGCGCGACAATCCTGCAACCGATTCAAGAAGAACTAACAGCAGCAGGCTGCTTTAAGCGCGCAAAAATCGCTGGCTGGGGAGATTTAAGCCACAGGCTGGTTGAGCGTATCGGGGAGAATTCACTGCTACCAACTTCTCCTAAGCTGCCACTATTTGCTACGATCGACCACGTAGTTTTAAATGTTGAATCTGGCGATTTGTCAAGTGCTGTTAGTTGGTATCAAAACATATTAGGTTTTGAGCCTCAGCAAAATTTTGACATTCAAACTGAGAAATCGGCTTTGCGGAGCCAAGTTATGGTTCATGCTGATGGTGGGGTGCAATTCCCGATTAATGAACCCGCATCGGCCAATTCTCAAGTTCAAGAGTTTTTGACTGCCAATCGGGGGCCGGGAATTCAGCACATGGCTTTGCAAACTGCTGATATTGTGGGTGTTGTTGCGGAATTGCGATCGCGCGGTTTGCCTTTTCTGCCTGTACCTCCCACATATTACTCCCAATTGCGGCAGCGGCAAAACTATTTGCCGGCAGATTGGCAAGCCATTGCAGCTTCTGAAGTTTTGGCAGATTGGCAAGAAGATACTCCCGCTGCGATGCTCTTGCAAATCTTTACTCAACCAATTTTTGCGGAACCGACTTTCTTTTTCGAGATTATCGAGCGCCGAGTTACTTTTGTTAACGGCAAACAAGTGCAAGCTGGAGGTTTTGGGGCTGGGAATTTTCGGGCTTTGTTTGAGGCCATTGAACGGGAACAAATGAAGCGGGGAAGTTTGAGCGTCGATATCAAGTCTGGTTAA
- a CDS encoding SDR family oxidoreductase — MQDKVVVVVGATGGIGSAVARKLAGAGATLVLAARDSSKLDALASELSATEVLCVPTDITNLPQVETLMQKAVGHFGRIDALVNAAGAGILKQWNKLEPADLDAMLDLNLKGSFYTSQAAANVMKDRKSGHICNVIGILGKHSMAMGTAYCASKFGVVGFSKCMADELRRYGIKFTLFYFGGVDSPFWDNVSLKVDRSKMLTTETAANAIMFALSSDPQAVPMEINIQPESHLFF; from the coding sequence ATGCAGGACAAAGTTGTGGTTGTGGTGGGTGCGACTGGGGGCATCGGTTCAGCAGTGGCTCGCAAACTTGCTGGTGCGGGTGCGACTCTAGTCCTTGCCGCCAGAGACAGCAGTAAATTAGATGCTTTAGCTAGCGAACTTTCAGCAACAGAGGTGTTGTGCGTGCCGACAGACATCACCAATTTGCCACAAGTTGAGACGCTGATGCAAAAAGCTGTGGGGCATTTCGGACGAATTGATGCTCTCGTTAATGCTGCCGGTGCCGGAATTCTCAAGCAGTGGAACAAGTTAGAACCTGCTGATTTAGATGCCATGCTTGACTTGAACTTGAAAGGCAGTTTCTATACGTCTCAAGCAGCGGCTAACGTGATGAAAGACCGTAAATCCGGCCACATCTGCAATGTCATCGGGATTTTGGGCAAGCATTCGATGGCGATGGGAACAGCTTATTGCGCTTCAAAATTTGGGGTAGTTGGTTTCAGCAAGTGCATGGCAGATGAGCTGCGACGTTACGGGATTAAATTTACGCTATTCTATTTTGGCGGGGTCGATTCTCCCTTTTGGGATAATGTGAGTTTGAAGGTAGACAGGTCAAAAATGCTGACTACTGAAACCGCTGCAAATGCAATTATGTTTGCTCTTTCGTCTGACCCGCAAGCTGTGCCGATGGAGATTAACATTCAGCCCGAAAGTCATTTGTTTTTTTAG